In a single window of the Pongo abelii isolate AG06213 chromosome 1, NHGRI_mPonAbe1-v2.0_pri, whole genome shotgun sequence genome:
- the GJA4 gene encoding gap junction alpha-4 protein — protein sequence MGDWGFLEKLLDQVQEHSTVVGKIWLTVLFIFRILILGLAGESVWGDEQSDFECNTAQPGCTNVCYDQAFPISHIRYWVLQFLFVSTPTLVYLGHVIYLSRREERLRQKEGELRALPAKNPQVERALAAVERQMAKISVAEDGRLRIRGALMGTYVASVLCKSVLEAGFLYGQWRLYGWTMEPVFVCQRAPCPYLVDCFVSRPTEKTIFIIFMLVVGLISLVLNLLELVHLLCRCLSRGMRAPQGQDAPPTQGTSSDPYTDQVFFYLPVGQGPSSPPCPTYNGLSSSEQNWANLTTEERLASSRPPLFLDPPPQNGQKSPSRPSSSASKKQYV from the coding sequence ATGGGTGACTGGGGCTTCCTGGAGAAGCTGCTGGACCAGGTCCAGGAGCACTCGACCGTGGTGGGCAAGATCTGGCTGACGGTGCTCTTCATCTTCCGCATCCTCATCCTGGGCTTGGCCGGCGAGTCAGTGTGGGGTGACGAGCAGTCAGATTTCGAGTGTAACACGGCCCAGCCGGGCTGCACCAACGTCTGCTATGACCAGGCCTTCCCCATCTCCCACATCCGCTACTGGGTGCTGCAGTTCCTCTTCGTCAGCACACCCACCCTGGTCTACCTGGGCCATGTCATTTACCTGTCTCGGCGAGAAGAGCGGCTGCGGCAGAAGGAGGGGGAGCTGCGGGCACTGCCAGCCAAGAACCCACAGGTGGAGCGGGCGCTGGCGGCCGTAGAGCGTCAAATGGCCAAGATCTCGGTGGCAGAAGATGGTCGCCTGCGCATCCGTGGAGCACTGATGGGCACCTATGTGGCCAGCGTGCTCTGCAAGAGTGTGCTAGAGGCAGGCTTCCTCTATGGCCAGTGGCGCCTGTACGGCTGGACCATGGAGCCCGTGTTTGTGTGCCAGCGAGCACCCTGCCCCTACCTCGTGGACTGCTTTGTCTCTCGCCCCACGGAGAAGACCATCTTCATCATTTTCATGTTGGTGGTTGGACTCATCTCCCTGGTGCTTAATCTGCTGGAGTTGGTGCACCTGCTGTGTCGCTGCCTCAGCCGGGGGATGAGGGCACCGCAAGGCCAAGACGCACCCCCGACCCAGGGCACCTCCTCAGACCCTTACACGGACCAGGTCTTCTTCTACCTCCCCGTGGGCCAGGGGCCCTCAtccccaccatgccccacctacAATGGGCTCTCATCCAGCGAGCAGAACTGGGCCAACCTGACCACAGAGGAGAGGCTGGCTTCTTCCAGGCCCCCTCTCTTCCTGGACCCACCCCCTCAGAATGGCCAAAAATCCCCCAGTCGCCCCAGCAGCTCTGCTTCTAAGAAGCAGTATGTATAG
- the GJB3 gene encoding gap junction beta-3 protein has protein sequence MDWKTLQALLSGVNKYSTAFGRIWLSVVFVFRVLVYVVAAERVWGDEQKDFDCNTKQPGCTNVCYDNYFPISNIRLWALQLIFVTCPSLLVILHVAYREERERRHRQKHGDQCAKLYDNAGKKHGGLWWTYLFSLIFKLIIEFLFLYLLHTLWHGFDMPRLVQCANVAPCPNIVDCYIARPTEKKIFTYFMVGASAVCIVLTICELCYLICHRVLRGLHKDKPRGGRSPSSSTSRASTCRCHHKLVEAGEVDPDPGNNKLQASAPNLTPI, from the coding sequence ATGGACTGGAAGACACTCCAGGCCCTACTGAGCGGCGTGAACAAGTACTCCACAGCGTTCGGGCGCATTTGGCTGTCAGTGGTGTTCGTCTTCCGGGTGCTGGTGTACGTGGTGGCTGCAGAGCGCGTGTGGGGGGATGAGCAGAAGGACTTCGACTGCAACACCAAGCAGCCCGGCTGCACCAACGTCTGCTACGACAACTACTTCCCCATCTCCAACATCCGCCTCTGGGCCCTGCAGCTCATCTTCGTCACATGCCCCTCGCTGCTGGTCATCCTGCACGTGGCCTACCGTGAGGAGCGGGAGCGCCGGCACCGCCAGAAGCACGGGGACCAGTGCGCCAAGCTGTACGACAACGCAGGCAAGAAGCACGGAGGCCTGTGGTGGACCTACCTGTTCAGCCTCATCTTCAAGCTCATCATTGAGTTCCTCTTCCTCTACCTGCTGCACACTCTCTGGCATGGCTTCGACATGCCGCGCCTGGTGCAGTGCGCCAACGTGGCCCCCTGCCCCAACATCGTGGACTGCTACATTGCCCGACCCACCGAGAAGAAAATCTTCACCTACTTCATGGTGGGCGCCTCCGCCGTCTGCATCGTACTCACCATCTGTGAGCTCTGCTACCTCATCTGCCACAGGGTCCTGCGAGGCCTGCACAAGGACAAGCCTCGAGGGGGCCGCAGCCCCTCGTCCTCCACCAGCCGAGCTTCCACCTGCCGCTGCCACCACAAGCTGGTGGAGGCTGGGGAGGTGGATCCAGACCCAGGCAATAACAAGCTGCAGGCTTCAGCACCCAACCTGACCCCCATCTGA